GCCTGGATGGACCAGCCTGGCTGCACAACGCTTATCGCCTGGATAAAGGCGGGCGACCCACTTTCGAACGAGTGATGCGAGGTGTTCGACTTTTACAGAAACACTCGGTCGAGTTCAATGTGCTGACCACGGTCAACCGGCTCAATGGGGATTATCCGCTAGAGGTATATCACTTCCTGCGCGATGAGGTTGGCACACACTGGATCCAGTTCATCCCGGTCGTGGAGAGGATAAATTCTATCGGTCTGACCCTTTACCAGGAGGGGACGACCGTTTCCGAACGCTCTGTACTGCCAGAGCAGTTTGGTCATTTTCTTTCCACCATCTTTGATGAGTGGGTGCGGCATGATGTTGGGAACATCTTCGTTCAGAGCTTTGAAGCTACTTTGCGCAATTGGCTGAGCCTGCCATCTTCTGGCATGTGCGTGTTCAACGAAACCTGTGGAGCTGGCCCCGCGTTGGAACATAATGGTGACCTGTATGCCTGCGATCACTTCGTTGAGCCGAATTACCTGCTCGGGAATATCGAACATACCCCCATGCTCGAGCTGATGGGCTCGCTAAAACAGGTGAAGTTTGGCCTGGATAAGCGCAGCACTTTACCGCAGGCATGTCAGTCTTGCGATGTACGCTTTGCCTGCCACGGTGAGTGTCCCAAGAACCGTTTCCTGGTTGCCCCAAACGGTGAACCAGGCCTCAACTACCTGTGCGCTGGATTGATGAAATTTTTCCACCATGCTGACTTTCCAATGAAGATCATGGCTGGTCTGATCCGGCGTGGTCGCGAAGCGAGGGAGGTGATGGAGGTCCTTGAGCGAACGTATAGTGGCGTGCACCGCCTGGATCCCTGCCCATGTGGCAGCGGGCTAAAGTTCAGGTTGTGCCATGGCAGGGTGGCATCTCATGCGCCAATCAGTCCACCTCCGCCTTTGCAATCCAGGACAAGGACCCAGATATCTGAAAATAAAAGTATTACCAGGCTGCACAACCAAGCACGATTGACTCAACCTCTCGAGACATTCTCAAATACTGATCAGGAAGGAACATAATAATGCCAAACGGAAAACCTAATATTCTAGTCATATGGGGTGATGATATCGGGATCACCAACCTGAGCTGTTACAGCGATGGTCTGATGGGTTACCGCACTCCAAATATCGACCGAATTGCCGATCAGGGCATGCGCTTCACCGACTCCTATGGGCAGCAAAGCTGCACTGCTGGGCGAGCAGCTTTTATTACTGGGCAAAACCCCTACCGTACCGGGCTTACCAAAGTGGGCATGCCGGGTGTGGACATCGGTCTGCAGGCCGAAGACGCCACGATCGCAGAGCTGCTCAAACCGTTAGGATATGCCACTGGCCAGTTCGGTAAGAACCATTTTGGCGATCTGAACAAGTACCTGCCCACTGCGCATGGATTCGACGAGTTCTTAGGAAATTTATATCACTTGAACGCTGAAGAAGAGCCTGAAAACGTGGATTATCCGCCTGAAGAGGATTTTCCTAACTTCAAAAAAATCTTTGGTCCACGTGGCGTGATTCATTCCTGGGCAACCGATTTTGATGATCCCACCGAGCAGCCGCGCTGGGGTCGCGTGGGCAAGCAAAAGATTGTTGATACTGGTCCGTTAACCAAAAAACGTATGCAGACTTGCGACACGGAGTTCGTCGCTGCCGCCCAGGACTTTATCCAGCGCGCTCATACCAACGACCAGCCGTTCTTCGTCTGGCTCAACACCACCTGGATGCACTTCCGCGTCCATCCACCCGATGAGATCCTCGGGCAGGCGGGTCGCTGGCAGTCTTTCTACCATGATGCCATGGTCGAGCACGATAAGCATGTCGGTCAGATGCTGGATCTCCTGGACGAGCTGGGAATTGCTGAAGATACGATTGTGGTGTATTCCACCGACAATGGCCCGCACATGAACACCTGGCCAGATGGAGCCATGACTCCCTTCCGCAACGAGAAGAACTCAAACTGGGAAGGCGCCTTCCGCGTGCCTGAGCTGATCCGCTGGCCGGGAAAGATCAAAGCCGGTACAGTTTCCAATGAGATTATCAGCCATACCGACTGGCTGCCGACGCTTGTGGCTGCAGCAGGTGATCCGGACATCGCTGAAAAGCTGAAGAAAGGGTATCAGGTTGGCGAGAAATATTTCAAACTATACATTGATGGTGAAAATTTCCTGCCTTACTTTACGGGTAAGATGGACAAAGGTCCGCGACCAGGCATCATCTATTTCTCAGATGATGGCGACCTGGTGGCGTTACGCTACGATAATTGGAAGGTCGTTTTCGCAGAACAGCGTGTCCAGGGTACAGTGCTCATCTGGGCAGAGCCATTTGTGTTTTTACGCTTCCCCAAGATCTTTAACCTACGTACCGATCCCTTCGAACGAGCTGACATCACCTCGAATACCTATTGGGACTGGATGATCGACCATGCCTATATTATGTACGCAGCCCAGTTCCTTGTCAGGCAGTTCCTGGACACCTTTAAAGAGTACCCAGCGCGCATGAAGCCCGCCAGCTTCAGCATAGATCAAGCTTTAAACAGGCTTGAGCAGGCGATGCACAGTAACTAGTGTTATTTCGATGAGGCTAAACAAAATGACTCTACAAGAATACAAACCCGGAACATCTTTTCCCGGCGTAATTGGCAGAACAGTATCCGAATCATCACCGGCCTGGCCTCAACCTGTGCGGGCCAAAAAAGGCGCGCCTAATGTGATCTTCTTCATTCTGGATGATGTCGGTTATGGCCAGATGTCAGCCTTTGGCGGCTTGGTTAACACTCCTAATCTTGACCGGCTGGTGCAGAATGGCCTGCGCTATACCAACATGCACACCACCGCCCTGTGCTCTCCGACCCGTGCTTGCGTTCTCACCGGGCGCAACCACCATTCCAACGGCGTAGCAAGCATCATGGAATTCGCCACCGGCTTCCCGGGCTACGATGGCCGCATGCCCTTCCAAAACAGTATGCTCTCCGAGATGCTGCTGGAGCACGGCTATAACACCTTCTGCACCGGCAAATGGCACCTTGCACCCGCGGAGGAGAGCACCCCGGCGGGTCCATACCATCGCTGGCCGTTGGGGCGCGGCTTTGAACGCTTTTACGGCTTCATGGGCGGCGAAACCAACCAGTGGTTCCCCGACCTGATCTATGATAACCACTCCATCCCCCAACCAAAAACGGTTGAAGAAGGCTACCATTTGGACAAAGACCTGGTCGATCATGCCATCCAGTTCATCCTGGATGCCCATGTGATTGCGCCCGACAAGCCTTTCTTCCTCTACCACGCGCCTGGCGCGGCACATGCCCCCCACCAGGTGGCACCAGAGTGGATTGAAAAATACAAAGGCAAGTTTGATATGGGTTGGGATAAGTACCGTGAGGTGGTTTTTGCTCGCCAGAAAGAGCTGGGGATCTTTCCTGCCGATGCCGAGTTATCGCCTCATGACCCCGACGTGCCCGAGTGGGACACGCTCAGTGACCAGCAGAAGAAACTGTACGCGCATTTCATGGAGGTCTTTGCCGGTTTCCTGGAGCACTGTGACCAGCAGTTTGGTCGTCTCCTGGATACGCTGGAGGAGATTGGCGAGCTTGATAATACTATCATCATGATGCTCCCGGACAATGGAGCCAGCTCGGAAGGCGGTGTGAACGGCGCTTTTAATGAAATGAGCACCTTCAACTATTACTATGAAACCGTCGATGATATCCTGCCGCGCATGGATCAATTAGGCAGTCCAACCTCCTACAATCATTATCCCTGGGGCTGGTCCTGGGCTGGCAACACCCCCTTCCGTCGCTGGAAGAAAGAAGTCTATCGCGGCGGCTGCACCGATAATTTGATTGTCCACTGGCCTGCCGGCATCCAGGCCAAAGGCGAGAACCGCGGCCAATACGCCCATGCCATCGACATGGTACCCACGATCCTGGAGGCTCTTGGGATTACGCCGCCCGAAGATATTCGCGGCGTGGCCCAATCGCCGATTGAGGGAATCAGCTTTGCCCATA
This is a stretch of genomic DNA from Anaerolineales bacterium. It encodes these proteins:
- a CDS encoding anaerobic sulfatase maturase; translation: MNLSSALPDRPSAAPPAFHLLAKPTGATCNLDCAYCFFLDKEALYPGSQFRMSDTLLEQYIRQLIESHQADVVNIAWQGGEPTLMGLDFYRKALVLAEKYRRPGMSFLHSMQTNGTLLDNEWAAFFKEHDFLIGISLDGPAWLHNAYRLDKGGRPTFERVMRGVRLLQKHSVEFNVLTTVNRLNGDYPLEVYHFLRDEVGTHWIQFIPVVERINSIGLTLYQEGTTVSERSVLPEQFGHFLSTIFDEWVRHDVGNIFVQSFEATLRNWLSLPSSGMCVFNETCGAGPALEHNGDLYACDHFVEPNYLLGNIEHTPMLELMGSLKQVKFGLDKRSTLPQACQSCDVRFACHGECPKNRFLVAPNGEPGLNYLCAGLMKFFHHADFPMKIMAGLIRRGREAREVMEVLERTYSGVHRLDPCPCGSGLKFRLCHGRVASHAPISPPPPLQSRTRTQISENKSITRLHNQARLTQPLETFSNTDQEGT
- a CDS encoding arylsulfatase, translating into MPNGKPNILVIWGDDIGITNLSCYSDGLMGYRTPNIDRIADQGMRFTDSYGQQSCTAGRAAFITGQNPYRTGLTKVGMPGVDIGLQAEDATIAELLKPLGYATGQFGKNHFGDLNKYLPTAHGFDEFLGNLYHLNAEEEPENVDYPPEEDFPNFKKIFGPRGVIHSWATDFDDPTEQPRWGRVGKQKIVDTGPLTKKRMQTCDTEFVAAAQDFIQRAHTNDQPFFVWLNTTWMHFRVHPPDEILGQAGRWQSFYHDAMVEHDKHVGQMLDLLDELGIAEDTIVVYSTDNGPHMNTWPDGAMTPFRNEKNSNWEGAFRVPELIRWPGKIKAGTVSNEIISHTDWLPTLVAAAGDPDIAEKLKKGYQVGEKYFKLYIDGENFLPYFTGKMDKGPRPGIIYFSDDGDLVALRYDNWKVVFAEQRVQGTVLIWAEPFVFLRFPKIFNLRTDPFERADITSNTYWDWMIDHAYIMYAAQFLVRQFLDTFKEYPARMKPASFSIDQALNRLEQAMHSN
- a CDS encoding arylsulfatase; translation: MTLQEYKPGTSFPGVIGRTVSESSPAWPQPVRAKKGAPNVIFFILDDVGYGQMSAFGGLVNTPNLDRLVQNGLRYTNMHTTALCSPTRACVLTGRNHHSNGVASIMEFATGFPGYDGRMPFQNSMLSEMLLEHGYNTFCTGKWHLAPAEESTPAGPYHRWPLGRGFERFYGFMGGETNQWFPDLIYDNHSIPQPKTVEEGYHLDKDLVDHAIQFILDAHVIAPDKPFFLYHAPGAAHAPHQVAPEWIEKYKGKFDMGWDKYREVVFARQKELGIFPADAELSPHDPDVPEWDTLSDQQKKLYAHFMEVFAGFLEHCDQQFGRLLDTLEEIGELDNTIIMMLPDNGASSEGGVNGAFNEMSTFNYYYETVDDILPRMDQLGSPTSYNHYPWGWSWAGNTPFRRWKKEVYRGGCTDNLIVHWPAGIQAKGENRGQYAHAIDMVPTILEALGITPPEDIRGVAQSPIEGISFAHTFNDAKAATKHHTQYFEMFATRAIDHDGWRAVCGFPGPSYMEGAEKGLHLGDEITPAVLDELDANGWELYHVSKDPAEVHNLAGKMPGKRAEMIARWYAEAGKYQVMPLDGTLFQRILAERPQMTLPRNQYTFYPDLSPVHPSVAPMVFNRPHSITAEVVIPAGGAEGVLLAQGGVSGGYVLYIRDHKLIYVYNYMGLKEFAVTSTVDVPEGECSLRYEFEPTGAPKVREGKGTPGRGQLYINGELVGLCDFPVTVPIAFGIEGLSCGYDFGEAVTHQYTAPFRFTGKIKKVVTDMSGDLIVDDDAKVRMLMAQQ